A portion of the Negativicoccus succinicivorans genome contains these proteins:
- a CDS encoding single-stranded DNA-binding protein: MNEVTLVGTIDGGIKAFSGERSTKASFRLVTSRTFNGKEFSDRHNIVLWGDKAQAAADHLTAGDVVMVKGRIGTRKYTKKDGTDAYITEITAYGIYKEVVGTNTNRDEVKVKASGLLQVNDEDIPF; the protein is encoded by the coding sequence ATGAATGAAGTAACATTAGTGGGTACTATTGACGGTGGAATTAAGGCGTTTAGCGGGGAACGATCCACAAAAGCGTCGTTTCGGCTGGTAACGTCACGCACGTTTAACGGTAAAGAGTTTAGCGATCGACACAACATCGTACTTTGGGGTGATAAAGCGCAGGCAGCCGCCGATCATCTGACGGCGGGCGACGTGGTAATGGTAAAAGGGCGTATTGGTACGCGTAAATATACAAAGAAAGACGGCACAGACGCCTATATTACAGAAATCACGGCGTATGGAATTTATAAGGAAGTTGTCGGTACGAATACCAATCGCGACGAGGTAAAGGTAAAGGCGAGTGGGTTGCTACAAGTTAACGATGAGGATATTCCATTTTAA
- a CDS encoding putative PDDEXK endonuclease: MTNGKQKGKRGELEFSRLCREYGWEVRRTAQYCGNTGEAADVVGLPGVHVEVKRVERLNIDDAMAQARRDSKKSGRVPIVAHRKNNCKWLITMTAEDWFEMFREWRGESNDSN; the protein is encoded by the coding sequence ATGACTAACGGCAAGCAAAAGGGCAAGCGCGGCGAGTTGGAATTTTCCCGCTTGTGTCGTGAATACGGTTGGGAAGTGCGCCGGACTGCTCAATATTGCGGTAACACCGGAGAGGCGGCTGATGTGGTCGGACTTCCGGGTGTGCATGTGGAAGTAAAGCGAGTAGAACGACTAAATATTGATGACGCGATGGCGCAAGCTCGACGAGATTCTAAAAAGAGCGGTCGGGTGCCGATAGTCGCGCACAGAAAAAACAACTGTAAATGGCTAATTACTATGACGGCGGAAGATTGGTTTGAAATGTTTAGAGAATGGAGAGGTGAAAGTAATGATAGCAACTAG
- a CDS encoding terminase large subunit domain-containing protein encodes MSKVVIPYTPRALWKTDIHPGLEKARFSVVVAHRRFGKTVGMINHMLKAAILCDNPSPQYAYIAPFRVQAKQIAWAYLKYYTSPIPGRLVNESELFVELPSRHDNRQGARIYIKGADNPDSLRGSYWDGVVLDEYAQIKPEVWNEIIRPALADRSGWATFIGTPKGQNAFYEMYQRGLQDPAWFTCKYTVADSGILPEEEIEEMKRDMSDDAIRQELYCDFTASAFNVLISIDLVAQARARRVIEEDITGAPVVLGVDVARYGADSSCIVRRRGLCMYEPVLFSGVDNMKLAEIVAREIETHKPDAVFIDAGRGEGVIDRLRQLGYTVIEVPFGGKAVRDDKYVNRRAEMWDEMRAWLQRGGSLPEHERLQAELCIPEYGYDAKGRIMLEKKDRIKERSGRSPDVADAAALTFAAPVANRLAAARKTRANTKYSFF; translated from the coding sequence ATGAGTAAAGTTGTCATACCGTACACGCCACGCGCATTGTGGAAAACAGACATTCACCCGGGACTAGAAAAAGCGCGTTTTTCCGTTGTTGTTGCGCATCGTCGTTTCGGAAAAACCGTCGGAATGATTAATCACATGCTAAAGGCGGCAATATTGTGCGATAATCCGTCGCCGCAATATGCGTACATTGCGCCGTTTCGAGTACAGGCGAAACAAATAGCGTGGGCGTATTTGAAGTATTACACGTCGCCAATACCGGGGCGACTGGTGAATGAATCGGAGTTGTTTGTTGAATTGCCGTCACGGCACGACAATAGACAGGGGGCGCGCATATATATCAAAGGCGCGGACAATCCTGATTCGTTGCGCGGTAGTTATTGGGACGGTGTTGTGTTGGACGAATACGCGCAAATAAAGCCGGAAGTCTGGAACGAGATTATCCGTCCGGCGCTTGCTGATCGTTCCGGTTGGGCTACATTTATCGGTACGCCGAAAGGGCAAAATGCTTTCTATGAGATGTACCAGCGCGGTTTGCAAGATCCGGCGTGGTTTACGTGTAAATACACGGTAGCCGATAGCGGTATATTGCCGGAAGAAGAAATTGAAGAAATGAAACGGGACATGTCCGACGATGCAATTCGGCAAGAATTATATTGCGATTTCACGGCGTCGGCGTTTAATGTCCTTATTTCGATTGATTTGGTGGCGCAAGCAAGGGCGCGGCGTGTCATTGAGGAAGATATAACAGGGGCGCCGGTTGTCTTGGGCGTTGATGTCGCGCGGTACGGTGCGGACAGTTCGTGCATCGTGCGGCGGCGCGGTTTATGCATGTATGAACCGGTCTTGTTTTCCGGCGTGGATAACATGAAACTTGCGGAAATTGTCGCGCGGGAAATTGAAACGCATAAGCCGGACGCAGTATTCATTGACGCGGGGCGCGGTGAAGGCGTGATTGACCGTTTGCGGCAATTAGGCTACACGGTGATAGAAGTACCGTTCGGCGGGAAAGCGGTTAGAGATGACAAGTACGTGAACCGTCGGGCGGAGATGTGGGACGAAATGCGCGCATGGTTGCAACGTGGCGGAAGTTTGCCGGAACATGAACGACTGCAAGCGGAGTTATGCATACCGGAATATGGTTACGACGCTAAAGGGCGCATCATGCTGGAAAAGAAAGACAGAATTAAGGAACGTAGCGGCCGATCTCCCGACGTGGCAGACGCGGCCGCTTTAACGTTTGCGGCGCCGGTGGCGAATCGGTTAGCCGCGGCGCGGAAAACACGCGCCAACACAAAATATTCTTTTTTTTAA
- a CDS encoding portal protein — MDTILARSPTAKYKGQKRPAREKAQKRLDRLFRKREPYERWWKEIRKYELPFHGDFEENKARGESEEIYNSTARDAAAIFAGGVMSGLTPPSRQWFKLALAGKNTPKEAGIILDERQAIMQNVLARSNFYHAVYSCYHDLPFGQAPLGIFSAADGVHFMHYPIGSYALDTDATGRVNTFARKVRMTAAQIVEQFGEDNVPQTVRDAAKNKSDRMFVVCWLVEPNTERRGGRLGPQSMPYRSLYWVEGSPTDEYLALGGMEEWPVPVARYQVIGLEPYAKGAGWYALADSKMLQVMERDILTAIEMGIKPPMQTSGATSPSVNMFPGGVTVNAVADSVRPLFDVQLNVQAVQAKIEQTEQKVRRAYAADLFLMLDQIERGQMTAREIMERTQEKLQQLGPVVERLQYEFLNPTLERVYGILDRGGVFPPLPPELAEQLGEEEVRIEYISPLAQAQKMSGLINIEQTLAFAGQVAQMFPEVLTKIDAMAMLDVYHDNIGAPAAMLRSTEEAQQIVAQQQAAQEQENAQAAQMASIQQAAPLAQAAKNLTDAANDGNPAIREWLGMPNAGGGAL; from the coding sequence ATGGACACGATATTGGCAAGAAGCCCGACTGCTAAATACAAAGGACAGAAGCGGCCGGCAAGAGAAAAGGCGCAAAAACGGCTTGATCGGTTATTCCGTAAACGTGAACCGTATGAGCGCTGGTGGAAAGAGATCCGCAAATACGAATTGCCGTTTCACGGTGATTTTGAGGAAAACAAGGCGCGCGGTGAATCGGAAGAAATTTACAATTCAACAGCGCGCGACGCCGCCGCAATTTTCGCCGGCGGTGTGATGAGCGGACTAACGCCGCCTTCGCGTCAATGGTTTAAGTTGGCGCTTGCGGGGAAAAACACGCCGAAAGAAGCGGGGATTATCCTTGACGAGCGACAGGCGATCATGCAAAACGTCTTGGCACGGAGTAACTTTTATCACGCTGTTTATAGTTGCTATCACGATTTACCGTTTGGGCAAGCGCCGCTGGGTATCTTTAGCGCCGCCGACGGTGTCCATTTCATGCATTATCCTATCGGCAGTTACGCACTTGATACCGATGCGACGGGGCGGGTCAATACGTTTGCACGTAAAGTGCGAATGACGGCCGCGCAGATCGTTGAGCAGTTTGGCGAAGATAACGTGCCGCAGACGGTGCGCGACGCCGCAAAGAATAAAAGCGATCGCATGTTTGTCGTGTGTTGGCTGGTAGAGCCTAACACAGAACGGCGGGGCGGGCGTCTTGGTCCGCAGTCGATGCCCTATCGGTCTTTATATTGGGTTGAGGGGTCGCCGACTGATGAATATTTAGCGCTTGGCGGTATGGAAGAATGGCCCGTGCCGGTCGCGCGGTATCAGGTTATAGGACTAGAACCGTATGCGAAGGGCGCCGGCTGGTACGCGTTAGCCGATAGCAAGATGTTGCAGGTTATGGAACGCGACATTCTGACGGCGATTGAAATGGGAATTAAGCCGCCGATGCAAACGAGCGGGGCGACGTCGCCTAGTGTGAACATGTTCCCAGGCGGGGTAACCGTCAACGCCGTAGCGGACAGCGTGCGGCCGTTGTTTGACGTGCAGTTAAACGTGCAAGCGGTGCAAGCGAAAATTGAACAGACAGAACAAAAGGTGCGGCGCGCGTATGCGGCGGATCTTTTTTTGATGCTGGATCAGATTGAGCGCGGGCAAATGACGGCGCGGGAAATTATGGAACGTACGCAAGAAAAACTGCAACAGCTGGGCCCGGTCGTTGAACGTCTGCAATATGAATTTTTGAATCCGACACTCGAGCGCGTATACGGGATATTGGATCGGGGCGGAGTGTTCCCGCCGTTGCCGCCGGAGTTGGCGGAACAGTTGGGCGAAGAAGAAGTGCGCATCGAATATATTTCGCCGTTAGCGCAAGCGCAAAAGATGTCCGGATTGATCAACATTGAACAGACATTGGCGTTTGCCGGACAGGTCGCGCAAATGTTCCCGGAAGTCTTGACGAAGATTGACGCAATGGCAATGCTTGATGTTTATCATGACAATATCGGCGCGCCGGCGGCAATGCTCCGGTCAACGGAAGAAGCGCAACAGATTGTGGCGCAGCAACAGGCGGCGCAAGAACAGGAAAACGCGCAAGCGGCGCAAATGGCAAGCATTCAACAGGCGGCGCCGTTGGCGCAAGCGGCGAAGAATTTGACCGATGCGGCCAACGACGGTAACCCGGCTATTCGTGAATGGCTGGGAATGCCTAACGCTGGAGGTGGCGCGCTGTGA
- a CDS encoding major capsid protein produces the protein MATVGNLALTLSDLRKRTGPQGEIDWVLEALNESNPILDDIPWLEGNLPTGNQTTVRTSVPMPSLRRINRGVDPSKSTTKQVADTCSIFEARSEVDIELLALAPDKAQFRRSEDVAHIEGFGQAVARNILYGDSMTNPDEFNGLGVRYNVLKGEKGDPGYQVVSAGGTGKTNTSIWIVGWGERTVTGIYPRNTYAGLKVRDLGENDAVDPDGRKFRAVSTLFTWKPGLAVRDQRAVAAVRNINASNLLSLDSDGKRSLIEKFILAKNRLRNLDTVNAVAYVNDDVYSFLEIYLIDKNNIHVTRRDLADGQQVLYLAGIPVRKLDALRSDEEVIK, from the coding sequence ATGGCAACAGTAGGAAATTTAGCTTTAACGCTTTCGGACTTACGCAAGCGCACAGGCCCGCAGGGTGAAATTGATTGGGTGCTGGAAGCACTGAACGAATCGAATCCGATTTTGGACGACATTCCGTGGCTTGAAGGTAACTTGCCGACGGGTAACCAAACGACGGTGCGCACGTCGGTCCCGATGCCGTCGTTGCGTCGTATTAATCGCGGCGTCGATCCGTCGAAGTCCACTACCAAACAGGTCGCCGATACATGCTCCATTTTTGAAGCGCGTTCGGAAGTGGACATTGAATTGTTGGCGCTTGCTCCGGACAAGGCGCAGTTCCGTCGTTCGGAAGATGTTGCGCATATTGAAGGCTTCGGGCAAGCGGTGGCGCGTAATATTCTTTACGGTGATTCTATGACGAACCCGGACGAATTTAACGGCTTAGGCGTTCGTTATAACGTCCTGAAAGGCGAAAAAGGTGATCCGGGGTATCAGGTCGTATCGGCCGGCGGCACGGGCAAAACAAATACGTCGATTTGGATTGTCGGTTGGGGCGAACGTACCGTGACGGGTATTTATCCGCGCAATACGTATGCCGGCTTAAAAGTCCGCGACTTGGGCGAAAATGATGCGGTAGATCCGGACGGTCGCAAGTTCCGCGCGGTGTCTACTTTGTTCACTTGGAAACCGGGCCTCGCGGTACGCGACCAACGCGCTGTTGCGGCCGTTCGTAACATTAACGCAAGCAATTTGTTAAGCCTTGACAGCGACGGCAAACGCTCCTTGATTGAGAAATTTATTCTTGCGAAAAACCGTTTGCGCAACTTGGACACGGTGAACGCGGTGGCCTATGTCAACGATGATGTATATTCGTTCTTGGAGATCTATTTGATTGATAAGAATAACATACATGTAACGCGCCGCGATCTTGCCGACGGTCAGCAGGTCCTGTATTTAGCGGGTATTCCTGTTCGCAAGCTGGACGCGTTGCGTAGTGATGAAGAAGTCATTAAATAA